In a genomic window of Pseudomonadota bacterium:
- a CDS encoding 4Fe-4S dicluster domain-containing protein: MSATRDFSQDRTFLIDMTRCTGCRACQVACKQWNQMKAEKTVFFTGEGYQNPPAMSEYTLTKVKFRDYEKNGHNQFAFYKEMCMHCNEPACVSVCPVSAFIKTPEGPVVYDTKRCIGCRFCMVACPFGVPKYQWSKALPLVVKCTGCYSRLKAGLKPACAKACPSAISYGSRTDMIQEAKRRLAARPDRYFNKIYGLEEAGGTSVLYLTEQPFDDLGFKHVTKRPLPSLTWAALRFVPGVFLTMGGSLAFISWLTHRKDRLRKEEEAKKSATIQPEEGE, encoded by the coding sequence ATGAGCGCAACAAGAGATTTTTCCCAGGATAGAACATTTCTGATAGATATGACAAGATGCACAGGCTGTCGTGCCTGCCAGGTGGCGTGCAAACAATGGAACCAGATGAAGGCTGAAAAGACCGTGTTTTTCACAGGCGAAGGTTACCAGAACCCGCCTGCTATGTCCGAATACACCCTTACAAAGGTCAAATTTCGCGATTATGAAAAAAACGGCCATAACCAGTTCGCCTTCTACAAAGAAATGTGTATGCATTGTAACGAACCTGCATGTGTGTCTGTATGCCCTGTCAGCGCCTTTATCAAGACCCCCGAAGGCCCGGTTGTTTACGACACCAAGCGTTGCATCGGTTGCCGCTTTTGTATGGTCGCCTGTCCCTTTGGCGTGCCCAAATACCAATGGAGCAAGGCCCTGCCCTTAGTGGTAAAATGCACCGGATGCTACAGTCGGCTTAAGGCAGGACTTAAACCTGCATGCGCAAAGGCATGTCCCTCGGCTATCTCCTACGGCAGCCGCACGGACATGATTCAGGAGGCAAAACGGCGTCTTGCAGCAAGACCTGACCGTTATTTTAATAAGATATATGGACTCGAAGAGGCTGGCGGTACCAGCGTATTATATCTTACAGAGCAGCCTTTCGATGACCTCGGATTCAAGCATGTCACCAAACGTCCCCTGCCCTCTCTCACATGGGCAGCCTTGCGTTTTGTGCCAGGCGTATTCCTTACTATGGGTGGTTCATTGGCCTTCATCTCCTGGCTTACCCACAGAAAAGACCGGTTGCGTAAAGAAGAGGAAGCAAAAAAGTCCGCGACAATTCAGCCAGAGGAGGGTGAATAA